The genomic window CGCAGCACCGACTACATAAACGTGATTGTTGCCGATAAGCAGAAACATTTACAGTTTACCACGATAGACGAGGCGGTCATCCACTGCGCCAAGGGACTCGGCATTTGGGCCAGGGCAAGCACGGATGCGGGCGAGGAGCCTGACGTGGTTTTAGCCGCCTGCGGCGACGTCGCCACCATGGAGGCATTGGCAGCAGCCGCCATCCTGCGCGAGCAGGAGCCTGATCTGAAGTTGCGCTTTATTAACGTGGTGGATCTGTTCAAACTGCAGCCGGTATCCGAGCATCCGCACGGGTCTACGGAACGCGAATTCGACAGCCTGTTCACCACGGACAAGCCGATCATCTTTAATTTTCACGGCTATCCGTGGCTCATCCACAAGCTCTCGTATCGTTTCAAGGGGCACGATAACCTGCACGTGCGCGGTTACAAGGAAAAGGGCAACATCAATACGCCGCTCGAACTGGCGATGCTGAATGAAACTTCGCGTTTCCATCTGGTCATCGACATCATCGACCGGGTGCCGAAGTTGCGCACGAAGGCAGCGCACGTAAAGGAGCAGATGAAGAATGCCATTATCGACAACATGCGCTATGCGCACGAGCAGGGCACGGATCGTCCGGAAATTACGAACTGGACCTGGCCGTATTAAGGTACGTACGCAGGCGGTGGGATATTAATTCCGCTGTTTCATTAGGCCTTCGGCGATCTTTTATCATAAGATAAAACCCACCCCTGAATCCCCTCCCAGGAGGGGACTTCGTTAGTCCCCTCTTGAGAGGGGGTTGGGGGGTGTGTAAGGCAGGAGCAGAGAGTTTGAAATTCCTATACCTAGCGCAGCACAGCCGCAACCAAATTTCCTTTATGAAAGCGGGGAGATTGCTTCGGAAAAGGCCCTCGCAATGACAGCGACCATGCACTTTGATGGCACACTGCACGTTGTCATTGCGAGTGAAGCGAAGCAATCTTTCACTCATAAAAACAGTACCTCCTGAAAGGGGTTTGTGAAAAAACTTACAAAAGAAAGAAGTTTTATACAGGAATACTATAAAGGAGTAACCCGATGAAAATCTATTTCCATGGCGCAACGGGTGACGTAACCGGTTCTGCCTATCACGTGAAAACGAAACACGCTAGCGTGCTGGTTGACTGCGGATTGTTCCAGGGCGGCAAGGAAGAGCGCGCGAAGAATCGCCGGCGGGCAAATCTCGAAAGCGGCAAACTTGATGCGGTGGTGCTTACCCATGCGCATCTCGACCATATTGGCCGTTTGCCGTTGCTCACCCAGAAGGAGTATCAGGGTCCGATCTACGCCACTCAGGCAACGCTCGATGTGGCAAGGCTGATTCTCCGCGATTCGTATTTCCTCCAAAAAGCCGATCTTGATCGTGAAAACCGGAAAAGGGCGCGCTCCGGTCAGGCGCCGCTCGAACCCCTTTTCACAGAGGAAGACGTGCTTCGTCTGAAACCATTGATCAGGGCGATTGCCTATAATCAGCCGGTTCAGGTTGCTCCGGGCGTTCAGGCGCGTTTGGTCGATGCTGGCCATGTGATCGGCTCGGCCAGTGTCGAGCTGACCGTGGAGGAAGACGGTAAAAAGAAGGTCGTGGTCTTCTCCGGCGACCTGGGGCCGCGCGGGGCGCCCCTGCTGAACGACCCCGTTCCCTTTGAACGCGCTGACGCGGTTATCATGGAGTCGACATATGGGGACCGGAATCACCGGTCGCTGTACGAGACCGCTATGGAGGCGAGAAAAATTATTGCAAAGGCGATTGAAGCGAAGGCAAAAATTCTCGTCCCCGTATTTGCCGTCGGGCGGACACAACTGCTCTTGTATCTTCTGGCAGGTGCATTTCGTAAGAAAACACTGCCGCGATTTCCGATTTATCTCGACAGTCCTCTGGCGATCGAGGCGACAAAAATATACGGCAAGCACAACGAGCTGTTTGACGAAGAAGCGCAGTCTATGGTAAAATCCGGCGATCTGCGCGAGAGTCTCCAGGGCGCGAAGTTTTGCCCCACTGCCGAGGATTCCAGGGCGCTCAATAATGTAAAAGGCCCGTGCATGATCATGGCCGGCAGCGGCATGTGCACCGGCGGGCGGATCATGCACCATCTGAAGCACAATTTGCACCATCCGGATACGGCCGTCCTGATCGTGGGATTTCAATCGCCCGGAACCCTTGGGCGACAACTTGTGGATGGCAAAGAATCGGTCTCGATCTTTGGCGAAGAAGTCGCCGTGCGCGCATCGATCCACACCATGGGTGGATTCAGCGCCCATGCCGGACAGGACGATCTGTTGAAATGGTTCTCCGCCGTTGCGCCTTCACGGCCACGAGTAATAATCACCCATGGGGAAGACCGGGCGAGAAAAACATTTTCAGATCTTATCCGTTCCCAGCATAATTTGCGGCCGGAGATACCCAATCTGGGCGATATGATAGAAATTTGAGGTGAGCTATGCGCATCGCACTAGGTTCAGATCATGCCGGATTCGAGCTAAAGGAAGAGATGAAGGCCTTTTTGACCAAGGAGAATCACGAGGTGATCGACGTGGGCGCCCACAGTAAAGATCCCGTGGATTATCCGGACTACGCCGAGGCCATTGGCGCAGCCCTGCGCGAATACCGGGCAGAGCGCGGCATCCTTCTCTGTGGCAGCGGTGTTGGCGCGTCCATGGCCGCAAACAGGATTCCCGGCGTTCGCGCAGGGCTGTGCCATGACACCTATTCGGCACACCAAGGCGTGGAGCATGATAACATGAACGTGCTGGTGCTCGGTGGGCGCGTTGTCGGCGTTGAGCTTGCCCGCGAACTGATTCGCGCCTTCGTAAACGCGAACTTTACGGGCGAAGGGCGGCACCTGCGCAGGCTCGCCAAGATGACGGCGCTGGAAAGCCGGTTGCGCGCCCTGCAGGTCTATGGACAGTCGGTGTGGCTCGATTATATCCGCCGCAGCCTGATCACCAGCGGTGAATTACGCCGCCTGATTGACGAAGACGGTTTACGGGGCGTGACCTCCAATCCGGCGATTTTCGAAAAAGCCGTCGCAGGAAGCGCCGATTACCGCGAGGTTTTTGAAACGCCGGAGGCGCGTGCGACGGATGCAAAGACGCTCTATGAAAAAATTGCAGTCCGCGATATTCAGGACGCCGCAGATGTGCTGCGCCCGGTGTATGAGGAGACTTTGATGCGCGATGGATATGTCAGTCTGGAGGTATCTCCGTTCCTCGCGCACGACACGGCGGGCACCCTGGACGAAGCCAGGCGGTTATGGCAGACGGTGGGGCGCGATAATCTGATGATCAAAATTCCGGCTACAGCCGAGGGAATTCCGGCCATCCATCAACTCATCAGCGAAGGCATCAACGTCAATGTGACGCTCCTTTTTACCCAGGAGGTTTACGAGCAGGTGGCGGAGGCGTATCTTTCAGGACTGGAGAAAATTGCTGCCCGCGGCGGTGATCTGAAGCGGGTGGCCAGCGTTGCCAGTTTCTTTATCAGCCGGATTGACACCGCCGTTGATGCGCTCATTGCGGCGCGGTTGCAGGCAACACCCCAGGCGCGGGAGGAGAAACTTCTCCGCAGTCTTACCGGCAAGGTGGCCATTGCCAACGCCAGGCTCACCTATCAGCGCTACCGGGAGCTTTTTGGCGGCCCGCGCTGGGACGCATTGGCCGGACAGGGCGCACAGACGCAGCGCTTGTTATGGGCAAGCACGGGTACAAAGAATCCCGCCTATCGCGATGTCGCATACGTAGAAGAGCTGATCGGACCTGATACGGTGAATACGATTCCGCCCGCAACCTATGAGGCATTTCGCGATCACGGACGGCCGCGCGCAAGCCTTACGGAGGATATCGAGTCCGCCTACGACGCCATGAAAGCGCTCACTGAAGCCGGGATATCTCTGAAGGAGGTAACCGACACGTTGCTTGCTGAGGGAGTGCAGCTCTTTTCGGACGCCTTTGAGAAGTTGCTTGCGGCAGTGAAGAAGCAAGGCAGGGAAGCCGGAAAAGGGAAAATCAATCGCATGGCGCACCATCTCCCCCTGCCTATAAGCGCTGCGGTTAAAGATGCTTTGACAGAGTGGGGCGCGCAGGGCAAGGTGAGAAGGCTTTGGGGCCGGGACGCATCGCTGTGGACCGGCAAGGATGAAGCGCGGTGGCTCGGCTGGCTCGGCATTACCAACGACCAGTTGGCCCATATTCAGCGTCTAACCAGGGTTACTGAGCTCGCCAGGAGTTCGGGCTTTTCCCATGTCTTATTGTTAGGCATGGGCGGATCGAGTCTCTGCCCTGAGGTGATGAAGCAGACCTTCGGCACGATCAGCGGATTTCCGGAACTTTACGTGCTTGACTCGACCGATCCTGCCCAGGTAAAGGCCTTCGAGAATAAAGTCGATCTGAAAAACACCCTCTTCATTGTGTCAAGCAAATCGGGCTCTACCCTTGAACCCAACATTTTCAAGCAGTATTTCTTCGACCGGGTGACGCAGGTCGTAGGTTTAAAGGAAGCCGGGAGGAGGTTTATTGCCATTACCGATCCCGGTTCCCGGATACAGCATATTGCAGAAGACGATGACTTTCGCCATATCTTCTTCGGGTGGACCAATATCGGAGGGCGTTACTCAGCGCTCTCTGATTTTGGCCTGGTCCCGGCTGCCATCATGGGGGTGGACGTGACGAAGTTTTTGGATCGGACTGAGGAGATGGTCTGCGCCTGCATGCCGTCGGTGCCGGTTGAAGAAAACCCGGGGGTCACGCTCGGCGCGATCCTTGGGGTAGCCGCAAAGAAATTTGGCCGCAACAAAGTCACGATTATTACATCGCCGGGCATTTACGATCTTGGCGCATGGCTGGAACAAATGCTTGCCGGATCAACAGGAAAAGACGGCAAGGGATTAATTCCGGTCGAACGCGAAGCGCCCGGCAAGCCCGATGTCTATAGCAGCGACCGCCTGTTTATCTATCTGAGACTGGGTTCGGCTCCGGATACGGCACAGGATGGATCGGTTGCAGTGTTGGAACAGGCCGGCCACCCCGTTGTGCGTATTGCGCTGGACGATCCTTACGATCTGGGTGAGGAATTTTTCCGCTGGGAGATTGCAACCGCAGTGGCAGGCTCTATTCTCGGCATTCATCCATTCGATCAGCCGGACGTGGAGGCGAGCAAGATCGCAACACGGAAACTGACCGCAGAGTATGAGAGAAAAGGCGCATTACCCCAGGAGATACCCATCTTCACCGGGGAAGGGATTAACCTCTACACGGATGAGAAAAATGCGGCTGCATTGCCGCCGGTGGTGAAAGACCCTTGCACGCTGACGGGATATCTCAGGGCGCATCTGAACCGCCTCAACACGGGTGATTATTTTGCATTGCTTGCCTATATAGAAATGAATAAGGAGCACGAACAGCAGTTGCAGGCGATGCGCACGTGCGTGCGCGATGCCAGGCGGGTTGCCACGTGTCTGGGATTTGGGCCGCGCTTTCTCCATTCGACGGGACAGGCTTTCAAGGGTGGGCCGAATACGGGCGTCTTCCTGCAGATCACGTGCGATGATGCGGCCGATGTGCCGGTGCCGGGACAAAAATACACGTTTGGGGTAGTCAAGGCAGCCCAGGCACGAAGTGATTTTCAGGCGCTGCTGGAGCGCAACCGCCGCGCCTTGCGTGTCCATCTTGGCGCAGACGTCAGCGCTGGTCTGGCAACGCTGCAAAAAGCCATTGCTGCGGCGCTGCTATCGTAGCAGAGATTGCTTCGGGCTAGCGCCCTCGCAATGACAACGTTCTTTATGCGCTTACTATAATTCAAATTGTATAGGAATTTTCATTTTAGTTAAGCGGGTTGTGGGGTGGCACGGACAAACTTGTCTGTCCGTGTTTAACTCGAGGTTTAGGAATTCCAAAGTTGTTGCAGAGCGAAGAGATTCTTCGTTCTCCAGTGAAAAGCAGTACGCCGAATATCGAATATCGAATATTGAACAAGGAACGTTGAATAATGAAGTATTTTTACTTCACTGTTCGATATTCCTTGTTCTGCGGTTCGATGTTCTCTTTAAATAAGCCGCCAAAGGCCTAATTCAATGAGGATCACAATGTCGAATATCGACAGAAAGGAGAGGCACATTACGATGAGCAAAAAGACATCCACGGAAACGAAATCTGATTCGGTCAGTCTGGCCGACGAGGAAGGAGTCAAACAAATACTCATGAACTCAGTTCTTGGCCTTTGGGACGTTGTCAATAATCTTACGCGGCTCAAGCCGTCCCGGCGCGACCGCTACCGTGTTACGATCTTTGGCTCAGCAAGGGCTAAAGCGGGAACATTCGGCTACGAAGAGACCAAGCGCGCCGCAGCCGCATTGGCCAAGATGGGCTGCGACATTATCACCGGCGGTGGTCCAGGGCTGATGCAGGCCGCCAACGAAGGAGCGGCTACCTCGCCGGAATGTGCAAAATCTGTTGGGATACGGGTTGATTTACCCTTTGAACAGGAAGTCAATGCGTTTGTTACTCAGGCGTTCGAGCATCGGACTTTCTTTACGCGCCTGCACCAGTTCGTGCTTACCTCAGACGCCTTCGTCGTTGCGCCGGGAGGAATCGGCACCGTCCTGGAAACGATGATGATCTGGCAGTTGCTGCAGGTCCATCACCTGGAGAACACGCCGCTGATCCTCGTGGGAAAGATGTGGCCGGGGCTGATCGAGTGGGCGCGCGGCGCCATGCTCTCGGCCGAATCTCCTCTGGCAAACGCCGAAGACATGACGATACCGCGCTGCGCTGCAAATGCCGATGAAGCAATCGCGCTCATACGAGAACACCATGCGGCATGGCTCAGCAAGAAGGAGAAACCGTAAAGGACTTCGCTTTGCACGGTATGACGGTTACTGGGGAAGTGCACGCTGTCTTTTACTATACTTTAAGGAATTTTGCCGAGTAGGCGTCAGTGGTAGGGTGGATTAAGCGAGAGCGAATCCACCTTTCCTGGAAATAGTATTGGTGGATTCGGCGTAAAAATCAACGCCTTAATCCACCCTACTCATAACTTGAGGAAGTTTGTAACAATGTAGTTTTTTGAAAAATTCCAATAAAGGCGGT from Candidatus Brocadia sp. includes these protein-coding regions:
- a CDS encoding MBL fold metallo-hydrolase; the protein is MKIYFHGATGDVTGSAYHVKTKHASVLVDCGLFQGGKEERAKNRRRANLESGKLDAVVLTHAHLDHIGRLPLLTQKEYQGPIYATQATLDVARLILRDSYFLQKADLDRENRKRARSGQAPLEPLFTEEDVLRLKPLIRAIAYNQPVQVAPGVQARLVDAGHVIGSASVELTVEEDGKKKVVVFSGDLGPRGAPLLNDPVPFERADAVIMESTYGDRNHRSLYETAMEARKIIAKAIEAKAKILVPVFAVGRTQLLLYLLAGAFRKKTLPRFPIYLDSPLAIEATKIYGKHNELFDEEAQSMVKSGDLRESLQGAKFCPTAEDSRALNNVKGPCMIMAGSGMCTGGRIMHHLKHNLHHPDTAVLIVGFQSPGTLGRQLVDGKESVSIFGEEVAVRASIHTMGGFSAHAGQDDLLKWFSAVAPSRPRVIITHGEDRARKTFSDLIRSQHNLRPEIPNLGDMIEI
- a CDS encoding bifunctional transaldolase/phosoglucose isomerase, translating into MRIALGSDHAGFELKEEMKAFLTKENHEVIDVGAHSKDPVDYPDYAEAIGAALREYRAERGILLCGSGVGASMAANRIPGVRAGLCHDTYSAHQGVEHDNMNVLVLGGRVVGVELARELIRAFVNANFTGEGRHLRRLAKMTALESRLRALQVYGQSVWLDYIRRSLITSGELRRLIDEDGLRGVTSNPAIFEKAVAGSADYREVFETPEARATDAKTLYEKIAVRDIQDAADVLRPVYEETLMRDGYVSLEVSPFLAHDTAGTLDEARRLWQTVGRDNLMIKIPATAEGIPAIHQLISEGINVNVTLLFTQEVYEQVAEAYLSGLEKIAARGGDLKRVASVASFFISRIDTAVDALIAARLQATPQAREEKLLRSLTGKVAIANARLTYQRYRELFGGPRWDALAGQGAQTQRLLWASTGTKNPAYRDVAYVEELIGPDTVNTIPPATYEAFRDHGRPRASLTEDIESAYDAMKALTEAGISLKEVTDTLLAEGVQLFSDAFEKLLAAVKKQGREAGKGKINRMAHHLPLPISAAVKDALTEWGAQGKVRRLWGRDASLWTGKDEARWLGWLGITNDQLAHIQRLTRVTELARSSGFSHVLLLGMGGSSLCPEVMKQTFGTISGFPELYVLDSTDPAQVKAFENKVDLKNTLFIVSSKSGSTLEPNIFKQYFFDRVTQVVGLKEAGRRFIAITDPGSRIQHIAEDDDFRHIFFGWTNIGGRYSALSDFGLVPAAIMGVDVTKFLDRTEEMVCACMPSVPVEENPGVTLGAILGVAAKKFGRNKVTIITSPGIYDLGAWLEQMLAGSTGKDGKGLIPVEREAPGKPDVYSSDRLFIYLRLGSAPDTAQDGSVAVLEQAGHPVVRIALDDPYDLGEEFFRWEIATAVAGSILGIHPFDQPDVEASKIATRKLTAEYERKGALPQEIPIFTGEGINLYTDEKNAAALPPVVKDPCTLTGYLRAHLNRLNTGDYFALLAYIEMNKEHEQQLQAMRTCVRDARRVATCLGFGPRFLHSTGQAFKGGPNTGVFLQITCDDAADVPVPGQKYTFGVVKAAQARSDFQALLERNRRALRVHLGADVSAGLATLQKAIAAALLS
- a CDS encoding LOG family protein, which codes for MSKKTSTETKSDSVSLADEEGVKQILMNSVLGLWDVVNNLTRLKPSRRDRYRVTIFGSARAKAGTFGYEETKRAAAALAKMGCDIITGGGPGLMQAANEGAATSPECAKSVGIRVDLPFEQEVNAFVTQAFEHRTFFTRLHQFVLTSDAFVVAPGGIGTVLETMMIWQLLQVHHLENTPLILVGKMWPGLIEWARGAMLSAESPLANAEDMTIPRCAANADEAIALIREHHAAWLSKKEKP